Proteins co-encoded in one Kutzneria chonburiensis genomic window:
- a CDS encoding transcriptional regulator yields MGVARTRQRGQRGNRTLAGRDRPALAGISVETLRKIETDWVLTPAFFTVAAVAEAVGLSLDALHGELDGSRPLSA; encoded by the coding sequence TTGGGCGTCGCTCGGACGCGCCAGCGAGGTCAGCGCGGTAATCGAACGCTGGCTGGCCGCGACCGGCCAGCGCTGGCCGGCATCTCGGTGGAGACCCTGCGCAAGATCGAGACCGATTGGGTGCTGACGCCCGCGTTCTTCACCGTGGCCGCCGTAGCCGAGGCGGTCGGGCTGTCGCTGGACGCGCTGCACGGTGAACTGGACGGCAGCAGACCGCTCAGCGCCTGA